The stretch of DNA TAAACCAGAACCTGACCCACTGGCAAAAAGCCGACTGGACCGGCGAGTTTATCTACGGCATCGAGAAAGATTACCGGCTGGCCCGCACCGCCAAAGTAGCCTGTTTTATGAACGGCGACGGCGAAGCCAACATCATTTTCGGCGATGGACTGGAAGATTACACCCGCCCCGTGAAAGGCCGCAACTACAAGTTTGCGCCCCAGTTCGACGCCGTGGTGGCAAACCCGCCCTACTCCATTCAGAGTTTTAAAACGCACCTCGGCCTGAAAAACAGCCAGTTTTCGCTCTATGATTCCCTGACCGAATCGGCGTCGGAGATTGAGGTACTGTTTGTGGAACGCACGGCCCAACTGCTGCGCGAGGGGGGTGTGGCGGGGGTGGTGCTGCCCTCCAGCATCCTGAGCAATACGGGCATTTACACCCGCGCCCGCGAACTGATGCTGCAACGGTTTGAACTTCGGGCCATTGTGGAGTTCGGCTCCAATACGTTTATGGCAACCGGCACCAACACCGTGACGCTGTTTCTGACCCGTCGCAACGACCGCCTGGCCGACGACTTCCGGGCCGTAGCCGATGATTTTATCCTGAAAAATCAGTTCCGCCCCGACGATTTCACCGACACCGAAGCCCTGCTGGCGGCTTATGCCAGCCGCCACAACCTCAGCGTGGCCGATTACCGCTCGCTGCTCAGTAAAACCCCCACCGAAGTCTTGCTACAGAGCGACTTATGGCGCGACTACGACCGCTGGTTTGCTGACCTGACCGAGACCAAAAACCGGCGCGACACTAAAAAAGCCGAAGGCAAAGCGTTTGCCAAACTCAGCCCCGACGAGCAGCAGCAGGAACTGACGCGGCTGTTCTACGAGCGCGTGCTGCCCCGCGAACACGACCGCTTTCTGTATTTCTGCCTGACCTACCAGCAGCCCACGCTGATTGTGCGCCTGCCCGCCGACGGTGCCGAAGAAAAACGCTTCTTAGGCTACGAGTTTAGCCGACGCCGGGGCGACGAGGGCATCAAACTCTATCAGGACGCGCAGGGCCGCCACCAAACCACGCTCTACGACGAAGAGGAACTGCACCACCCCGATAAGCTGAACACATTAGTGTGGCAGGCTCTGAGCGGCAGGCAGCCCACCATCCCCGACGCGCTCCGGCCCCATGCCAACGTCGTGGATTTGGCCGACTGCTTAGACGTTACGCGGGTCGAGTTTGAGAAGCAAATTGGGTTGGCAACACAAACCACTAACTCGGCTTTATACTGGACATTCGTTAAGCAGGGCATCCCACTCACTACGTTGAACGATATAAAAAACGCTGCTAAAACGTGGTAAGTCAGCCACTTATAGCACCAGTGAAGTGCAGATTATCAAGTCGGGGCAGGCACGTGGGTACAAAGACTTCGATTTTACGCATAAATACTACTTAGCCAGTGCCGATGGTTTAGACGAGCGACAGTTACAGAAAGGCGATATTTTAATCAACTCAACGGGTGTAGGCACAGCGGGCCGGGTTACGCTTTTCGACCTCGATGGTTTGTTCGTGGCCGATAGCCACATTACTATTCTGCGCTTAGACCAGAAACGCACGTTGCCAGGCTATGTTCTTTATGCCCTCGCTCACATTGGATTCAAGAATATTGAAGCAATGGCTAATGGTGCAAGTGGTCAGATAGAACTTCCATTATCAACCATCGAACGCATCAAAATTCCCCTTCCTCCGCTTGCTGTACAGCAGCAGATTGTGGCCGAAATAGAAGCCATTGAAGCGCAGGAAGCGGTTGATAAACAGCAGATTCAGGAATGCCGCGAGGAGATGGAGCAGGTGATGGAAAACATGCCCGGAACCCCAACGCCCGTCCGCAGTCTGGCCCAGATTAATCCGCCTAAAGATGAAGTAGCCAAACTACCCGCCGATTCGTTGGTGTCGTTTATTGACATGGCTTCGTTGAGCAACGAGGGCGGCATTACGCACAACGAAGACCGGCCTTTGTCAGCCGTTCAAAAAGGCTACACCTATTTCCGGGAGGGCGACGTATTGTTTGCCAAAATCACGCCTTGCATGGAAAATGGCAAGGGCGCACTGGCAATCGGTCTCACGAATAAAATCGGGTTTGGCAGCACCGAATTTTTTGTGATACGGCCCAACGGATTGCTGAAAGCCGAGTTGCTATACCGCTTCCTGCAACGCCGGTCGTATCGGGCAGAAGCCGAAAAAGTGATGACGGGCGCATCGGGCCACCGGCGCGTACCAAAGACATTCCTGGAGAATACGCTGGTCAACGTTCCTTCGCCCGCTGAGCAGGAAACACTGGCAATCCAACTCCAGAATCTCGAAAATCGCATCCGGGAAGCTCAGGCTCGGCTGGCGGGCGTGGCCGGGCAGAAGGCCGAGGTGCTGAAGCGGTATCTGTAAGCACGCCATTTTATGAAGCAAATCTACCCACCATTGCTGGCAGCGGGTTTTCAGGAAATTGGTCCCTGGCAGTTAGATCAGCAGTTTTTGGAGCCTTTTGGCGAAAATGAACGGCGTCTCCATTTAATAAACCGACTGCGGGTTTATCTGAACGACCTGATTAACTTAGGCATTCCACTCGAAATCTGGCTCGATGGCTCGTTTGTTACACGCAAACCCGAACCCGACGATGTAGATATGGTGGTTTGGGTTCAGGCAAGCGATATAGATCAACTGCCAGCGGCCCATAAACTAAAATTTCGGCTCTTGCTGATGGACCGTGACCGGGTACGAAGTTTGTATGATGTTGATGTGTACTGGGCCATCCCAACCAGCGATCACGAGCGAGAGAAATGGCAATGTATGTTTGGCTTCGACCAATCGCCTGTGCCAAAACCAAAAGGAATTTTTAAACTAACGCTGAACCATGCCTAACATCGCCCACATAGACTCTATGCTTCGTATGGCCCGGCAAACCCTCGCCGAGCGCGAGCGCGAACGGGAAACACAGCCTGATAGCTTTGCGTGGCAGTGTGCGGTTGAGTCAGCGCAGATGCACGTAGACGAACTGACACGCCAGTTGGTTGACGCCAAGAAACAGCGGGAAATAGAACTTGTTGAAATACGTCTGACTGGTAAGTTAGCCCGGTTTGGGTCGTTGCCTATGAGCGTACTGGGCCGCATTTCCACAGCTTTTGAAGAAGTATTGGTTCAGGCAGGGCGCACACTTCGGCAACAGGAAACCGTTGAAGCGATCCGTTCGCTGTTCGACGTCCGGCTGAAGGCTGTTGCCCCTGGCTCAACTCGTCTGTTTATTACATTGCAAACAAATCCCGATTTATTTGGTGATAGTCTGGCCGAAACCTGTCTGACGCATACATTTAACCTGCTGAAAGTAGAAACGCCCGTTGAAGCCCAAACGCAGGTACGTAAGGTTGGCCGTAAAGGCACACAACAGCTATCGAAACTACTAAAAGTTTTAGATGAGAATTATCTGGAAGCGCATGTAAACTGGCAGTCGCCAACGGATAAATTTTTTACCTGGGAAGGCAAATTGGGTCGTATTCGAGAGTTAAGCCAAACCTTCGATAGAATCGTGGCAAACGAGCCGGAAGAAGTGGCCGTAGAAGGTACAGTTTACACTGAAAGTATTCGCAAACGCTTTGAGGTGCAGGATGCATCAGGCTTCATTTATGGCGGATCAGTCCCCGATTCGTTGATGAATTCGCTAACTGCGCTTCGTGTAGGCGAACCTTGCCGGGCCATATTGTTAGAGACGATACATGAAAACCCGACCACAGGTCAGCAGCAAAAATTATATCAGTTAAAGTACATTGCGCCATTGCCAGCACAGTCAACACTACAGCCCACACAGCTATCACTTTTTTAATTGATGACCCCTCCCGACAAACACATTCTTCTGATGGATGGCCCCGATAGTAAGGGGCTTATTTACCACGTAACGGGCGTTCTGTATCGGCACGGCCTGAACATCATTCACAATGATGAGTACGTTAGCCCCAATGGTCAGTTTTTTATGCGTACTGAGTTTGAATCTGCTCCAGACGTTACGTTCGACAGCGCGGCCTTACTGTCGGAATTAAACACCGCCCTGCCAAATGCCGAAGGTATTACGTTCCGGCTGAACCCGAAACGGAAGAAAAACATAGTGGTATTGGTCACGAAAGAACACCACTGTCTCGGCGATTTGCTGATCCGGTATGCCTTCGATGAGTTAGATGCTGATATTCTGGCCGTTGTGAGCAATTATAACCACCTGCAACCGTTAGTCAGCAAGTTTGGAATCCCGTTTCACTACGTCTCACACGAAGGTCGCAGCCGCGAAGAACATGAAGAGGCTATCCTACGAACGCTTTCTATTTATGAGCCGGAGTATTTGGTGCTGGCAAAATACATGCGCGTGCTGACATCCGATTTTGTGAACCGTTTTCCGAATCGGATTGTCAACATTCACCACTCGTTTTTACCTGCGTTCGTCGGAGCCAGCCCCTACCGGCAGGCGTATGAGCGGGGTGTAAAAATCATCGGTGCCACAGCCCATTTCGTGAATAACGACCTCGATGAAGGACCGATTATTGCCCAGAACGTAAAGGAAGTTGACCACCGGCACACCGCCAGCGATATGGCTACCGAAGGCCGCGACGTCGAGAAAATCGTGCTGTCGCAAGCGTTGAAGCTGGTTTTCAACGACCGCGTATTCATCGCTGGAAATCGGGCGATTGTGTTGTAGGTCAGCACAGGCTACACACCGCCCGAATCTTCTCCTCGTCGGCTTCTATCCGTTCATACTCCCCCGGCACTGCCGAGGCCATCGAAACCGCAGCCTGACGAAACAACATTCCGCTTTCATTTCGCTGACTGCCACTGAGGTGCAGCGCGTCGACGCCCGCTTCGCGCAGTCGGGTAGCGTTCTGTGCGTTTACGCCCGCCCCGCCCATGATTTCGATGCGCCCGGCTGCCTGCTTTACCAACTGCCGTAAAATGGGCAAACCCGCTTCGGCGGTGGGTTGCTGCCCCGATGTCAGGATGCGAGCGGCACCGGTACGGATAACGGCTTCGAGTGCTTCGAGCGGGTCGCGGGTCATATCGAAGGCGCGGTGGAACGTAACGGGCAGCGGGTGAGCTAATTCAACCAACTGGCGGGTTCGGATTTCGTCGACGGTGCCAGTAGCGTTCAGAATGCCCAGCACGACGCCATCGGCACCGAACGAACGAGCCAGTTCAATGTCGGCCTGCATTACCATAAATTCAGTGTCTGAATAAAGAAAATCGCCCCCGCGTGGCCGAATCATGACGTATAGCGGTATAGTGAGGTACTGCCGGGCGAGCTGAATCAGGCCCGCACTGGGCGTGGTTCCACCCTCGGCCATGCCGCCACAGAGTTCGATACGCCCGGCCCCGGCGCGTTGAGCCGTCAGACACGATTCGAGCGAATAAGCGCAGACTTCAACCATTTTTTACTTGAGTTCAAACAATCATAAAACTACGGCGTTATTCGCCTGAATCCCGGTTAATTATCGCAACGTAACATTTTTGCAGAAAATAGCTTGGATATTAACCATTTTTTTACTTTTGCACCCTCATTCAGAAAGAGTCATTTAAATACGCAACACACTATGTACTGGACACTTGAACTTGCTTCTTACCTGGAAGATGCACCCTGGCCTGCTACCAAAGATGAACTGATTGATTACTCGATTCGGTCGGGTGCTCCGCTGGAAGTGGTCGAAAACCTTCAGGAGCTTGAAGATGACGGTCAGCCTTACGAAAGCATCGAAGAAATCTGGCCCGACTATCCAACCAAAGACGACTTTTTCTTTAATGAAGACGAGTATTGATTTGTAGTCATTTCTTGTCGTTGGTACTCGCCTGGGGTACATACGGCTTTATCGGGTAATTCTGCAAAACAACAATCCCTCATTCATTAGAGAGTGAGGGATTGCTGTTTTTAGTATAGGTTATTCTTGAACGTGACTGTTCAGGCTATCGGGTTTTTACGTATTCGTCCCAATTGATTTCGGCCTGTGGACGGGCAAGTTGCTGGAAGATGCTGCCCCGGTCGAACGTAACGTCGACGTTTTGGGCGTTCAGGCGGTTGTACCGGCGTAAATCGACCCAGCGGTGGCCCCAGGGTTCGGCCCAAAGCGAATACCGACGCTGAAATAAAATCTCGTCGATCAGCGCGTCGCGGGTAGTAGCTCCGGCATATTGACTAATGCCTGCTGCCGTGCGAATCCGGTTGATGTTGGCAACGGCCTGCGCCGTATTGCCCAATTGCGCGTTGGCTTCAGCCGCCAGCAGCACCAACTCTTCGTTGCGGAAAAACTTAACCTCCGACGTATTCAGCGGATACCGGCGATCCTGATACTGACCAGACAACGGCGTTCCGTCAGACGTAACGGTTACGGGGGCGGTTCGGCGAAAAAACTTGGTTCGCACCCGCAGGTCTCCCGCCAGCGTATCGCGCAGCACCGACGGATGCACCACCATCAGCGTATTGACATTGGCATTCAGCACAAAAAATAGCGGATTGAACGCATCGGGCGGAGCACCGTAGGTATGCGCCGGGCCTTGATTCAGATCGCCCGTGAGGCTGTAGAACGAGCCGCTGAGCGCATCGAGCGTACCCTGCCAGTCTTGCCGGTAGGCCGATAGCCGGGCGGCAATGGCGCGGTTCAGTTGCCGGATGCTGGCAATGGTAGAAAACCCATTGTTGGTAAAGCCCGACGTAAGCCGCATCGGAAACGCGCCCGTTCCGGCATTACCCAGTTCCTGATTGGCTTCATCGAGTAGTCCTTTGATGCGGGTCAGCGACTCGGCGTAGGGCAAAAACGGGCCGGGATTGAGCGGGTCTTTTACGTCGAAGCGCAGGCCGTTCTGAAACTGTCCGTTGGCAATAATCATGTACTGATACGCCTGGATAGTTTTAGCGAAACCTGATAGGGCGTTCTTTTCAGGATCGGTCAGCGAACCAGTATTGCGTGCGGCATCGAGTAAAATATTCGCCTGTAGAATAGCCGTGTACGGGTTCTGGTACGAGGCCAAGTAGCCAAACATATTAACGTTGGCCGTGCGTCCGCTCATGCCGAGCCAGTCGGTTTGCCAGCGCGGGTCCGATGCGTTCAGATACCACAGTTCGCGGCCTAAACTACCGAAAAGCATCGTGATAGTGAACACATAATCGCGGTGACGTGCCTCTAATCCGGTAACCAAGTTCTGTACCTGACTACGCGACGCATTGCTGCCTACACTCGCCAGCGACGGGTTGTTGGGGTCAATGGCAGGTTCGAGTTCTACCACTGAGCAGCCGGAGATTGCCCCCGACAGGCCAGCCGTAATAAGTATATATAAGATCGTCTTTTTCATGTTTCCCTGATTAAAACTCAACTACCAAATGCCCGAAGAAACGACGCTGCGTAGGGTACGGCGCAATATCGACGCCCGACGCTACAGCCTGAATACCAAACGTTGACGTTTCGGGATCGTAGCCGAAATAGTTGGTGAACGTAAGCGGGTTTTGCGCCGAAGCCCCAATGCGTACCCGCGAAATTTTGTTGTTGAACACCTTGCTCAACGCCGTAGTCGGAACGGTGTAATACAGAGCTACTTCACGCAAACGAACGTAGCTCGCATCCTGCACCCAACGGTCGGCACCATTGTGGGGTGGTATCCCGCGCCGACGGCCTTCGGGCACGCCATTGGGTACGTCGGCTCCGTTGAACCAGCCCGGCGTTGTACCGCCCGAATCCGACAGAAACTGCGTCAGGTTAATGTTATCTCCGCCTTCTTTCCAGTGCCACAAAAAGTTCAGGTCGAAGTACTTGAAGAAGTTAATCTCGTTCTGCCACGACATCTGAAAACGCGGTTGGTTGTCGCCCAGCCGGAACGCGCCGGTGCGGATGCCGTCGGTCAGCAAAGGCGTATCATTGGGGTCGGGTGTACCGTCGGGAAGTCGGCGTTGTGGGCGCGTGCCTACGATGGTGGTGGGCGAGAAGCCTTCCTGATACAGGAACGTGCCGAGCGTAGTTCCGAACGCCCCGGCGTTGTAGGCCGGAATGCCTAATTGCCGCAGCAGAATCCGGTTTTGCCACCACAACACCCGCGTCGACCAGCGGAGGTTTTCGGTCTGTACGGGCGTGGCTCCCAGCGAGAGTTCCCACCCTTTGTTGCTTAACCGGGCCAGATTGCTCGGCACCGTGGCGAAACCCGATGCGGGCGAGAGAGCTAAGTTCTGAATGTTGTCGCGGGTTTCTTTGTCGTAGTACGTCGCTTCAACCTGAATGCGGTTGTTGAACAGGCCAAAATCAAGCCCCATTTCTAATTCAGACGCCCGCTCGGGCAGAATATTTACCTCGCCCAGCGCAGTTGAGGCCACCGAACCCAGAATACCGCCCACTACCTGCGGGTTCAGGGCCGAGAACGTAGCACCAAAGTTGGGTACGCCCGCCGTTTCGCCGTAAGCTATGCGCGGTTTAAACTGCGAGAATACATTGCCGATAGCCGAGTTGCGGAAGAAATCGAAGTTGCCGACATTAACGGCCAGCGACGCTTTTGGGAAGTAGAAGAACTGGTTGGCGTTACCAATCAATGTCGATTTATCGCCCCGAATACCCACCGTAGCAATCACCTTATCGTCCCAGTTAGCTTCCTGTTGGGCAAACCAGCCAATATCGGTCACATTCTGAAATCGCTGGTCGAAAATCTCCTGAATCTGGCTCTGCCGCAGGTTTACCTGCCCACCAACCAGGCCCCGGGCGCGGGTCAGCAGCCGGTCTTCGCGGAAAAATAGCCGCACCATGCCCACCTGCGAGTTCAGATTTACCTTGCCGATGTTCCAGTTATACACCAACGCTCCCTGCAAGTTGGTATTTACGTTTTCGGTTTTGCCCCAGATTACGTCGCCGGGATTGCCCTGCGCCCGCTGAAACTGCAAATCTTCGGGCAGATACACCTGCGTAGTGTTCTGTGTGAAATCTAAGCCGCCCTGCGCCACAAACTTCAGTAGTGACTGCTCCGATTTATAAATATTAGCCGTTAGATTGAACGACTGAATGAAGCGGTTGACCCGTGAGTTATTGATGCCTCTCTCGGTAACGGCAACCGGATTTTCAGCAAAATACGGGTTGTCGGGGTAGCGGCCCGTGGTGGGGTCGGCAAATAGGTTGAAGTAGTTGGGCACGTAGGCAATGTTGTAGCCGATACTGGCACCCGTATTGTTCTGATTGCCCGTAAAACCCCGGTCGGTAACACTGTTGATGTAGTTGGAGCCAACCGACAGCGTAATGTCGTTCGTAATTTTCTGATCGACGTTGGCCCGGATTGAGTACCGTTTGAAACCCGTTCGGCGAATGATACCTTTTTCGTCGGTAATTGCCCCCGAAACAAAGAATTTGGTACGTTCATTGCCACCCGAAATGCCGAGCCGCGTATTCGAGAGCGGGGCCGTATTGCCATAAAAATATTTTTCGTAATCCCAGGTTTGGCCGTTAGCTGCCCGGAAACGGTCGAGTTCGGTTTGCTGCCGCGCTGCCGGGAAAAATGTCCTGATTTTAGCCTCGCTCCAGTTATCGACACCCAGCAGCCGTTGCGGAATAGCCGCGCCATAATCCTGCGCAAACGATACCTTCGTTCGGCCCGACGTACCGCGTTTGGTGGTGATGATGATTACCCCGGCGTTGGCCCGCGTTCCATAAATGGCAGCCGCCGATGGCCCTTTCAGCACCTCGATGTTTTCAATGTCATTCGGGTTAATATCTGACAGGCGGTTGGATGCATCATCCTGATTCTCAATAGCCGATGCGCCCGTTACGGTGCCCCGCCCGGAGCGGTTAGTGTTGTTGTTGATATACACCCCGTCTACAATATACAGCGGCTGCGACGCGCCCACGAGCGACGAAATACCGCGCAACTGCACCGACGTGCCGCCACCCGGTGCTCCGCCGTTAGTGTTGATGTTTACGCCCGGCAGTTTGCCGTATAGCGCGTTGTCGGTGGTTTGAATCTGCGTAGTGCCAAGCAGTTGCTGCGCCGAAATCGTGCTGACCGCATTGGCAAGATTGCTTCGTTTTATGCTCGATGCCAGACCCGTTACGACTACTTCTTCAAGGTTGTTGATCGTTTCGGTCAGTGAAACATCGAGCGTTGTTGCGCCCCTGACATCGACGCTGCGAGTGGTAAAACCGACTGCCGAAAAAACAAGCGTAGCCGGACCATTCTGCCGGGTAGTGATCTGGAAGGTGCCGTTGGCATCGGTCACGCTGCCGATGTTGGTGCCTTTGATGGCTAAGTTCACGCCCGGCAAAGCCTGTCCCGAAGGATCGGTTACTTTACCCCGGATGCTGTACTGCGCCAGTGCTGCCGACGAACTCAGCAGACCCAGTAAACAGACAAACCATCGAAGTTGTTGTTTGTCGAAATGTACCATAGAGTAAGTAGTTTTAAAAAATTAGTTTGTGAATGAACATTTCAACAAGTTTTCTATCGAGGTGTTTTCAAAATCAAGTATAACTTATGGGTCAAAAAAAGAGTATATTTTAGTCACTTTGTATAAAATGCAGAATAAAATTTGGTTTTATATAAGCCACTACGGCATTGGTGACAGTAAAACTTTTATAAAATTTTGTAAAAATAGCTGGAGGTGCTGCCGGAGAAAATCAGGAAACTTTGAAAATTTAATCCCAGATAGCGAATAACAGAACAGGCAGACCATACGTAGTCTGCCTGTTCTGTTAGAAAAAAACTGTTTACCAACAACGCACTGTCGCGTTTGATACTTGTCGGCTTAATTTGCCGAATCGGCCTCGACAGATTTGCTCCGAACGGCCCGGTCGTATTTTTTGGGGGCGTATAAAAATCCAAATGCTTCGGCTCCTTCTTTGGTATGTACTTTATGGTGGATGTAGTGCGCCCGCATAATGCGTTGCATATACCGCCCGTTTGTGTCGATATTTAGCTTGGCCCGGCGATGAACGATGACATCATGAAACACAAAATAGAAAATGCCATAAAGCGTAACGCCCGCGCCAATCCAGGCCAGAAACCGATATTCCGGCAATTCAACACCCGCAACAATCAGCGTAATCGCCACGGTGGCAAACACAACTGCGAATAGATCGTTTCGTTCAAAAAAGCCTTTGTGGTGGTTGTGATGGTCGCGGTGCCAACTCCACAGAAATCCGTGCATGACATATTTATGCGTAAACCAGGCAACCCCCTCCATGAAAAAGAATGTACCAATGACCAGCGCAACGTTTAGTAGCATTTTGGTGTTGTTTTAATGAGATAGATGTTATGAAACAGCA from Spirosoma montaniterrae encodes:
- a CDS encoding copper homeostasis protein CutC; this translates as MVEVCAYSLESCLTAQRAGAGRIELCGGMAEGGTTPSAGLIQLARQYLTIPLYVMIRPRGGDFLYSDTEFMVMQADIELARSFGADGVVLGILNATGTVDEIRTRQLVELAHPLPVTFHRAFDMTRDPLEALEAVIRTGAARILTSGQQPTAEAGLPILRQLVKQAAGRIEIMGGAGVNAQNATRLREAGVDALHLSGSQRNESGMLFRQAAVSMASAVPGEYERIEADEEKIRAVCSLC
- a CDS encoding RagB/SusD family nutrient uptake outer membrane protein, which translates into the protein MKKTILYILITAGLSGAISGCSVVELEPAIDPNNPSLASVGSNASRSQVQNLVTGLEARHRDYVFTITMLFGSLGRELWYLNASDPRWQTDWLGMSGRTANVNMFGYLASYQNPYTAILQANILLDAARNTGSLTDPEKNALSGFAKTIQAYQYMIIANGQFQNGLRFDVKDPLNPGPFLPYAESLTRIKGLLDEANQELGNAGTGAFPMRLTSGFTNNGFSTIASIRQLNRAIAARLSAYRQDWQGTLDALSGSFYSLTGDLNQGPAHTYGAPPDAFNPLFFVLNANVNTLMVVHPSVLRDTLAGDLRVRTKFFRRTAPVTVTSDGTPLSGQYQDRRYPLNTSEVKFFRNEELVLLAAEANAQLGNTAQAVANINRIRTAAGISQYAGATTRDALIDEILFQRRYSLWAEPWGHRWVDLRRYNRLNAQNVDVTFDRGSIFQQLARPQAEINWDEYVKTR
- a CDS encoding SusC/RagA family TonB-linked outer membrane protein, with translation MVHFDKQQLRWFVCLLGLLSSSAALAQYSIRGKVTDPSGQALPGVNLAIKGTNIGSVTDANGTFQITTRQNGPATLVFSAVGFTTRSVDVRGATTLDVSLTETINNLEEVVVTGLASSIKRSNLANAVSTISAQQLLGTTQIQTTDNALYGKLPGVNINTNGGAPGGGTSVQLRGISSLVGASQPLYIVDGVYINNNTNRSGRGTVTGASAIENQDDASNRLSDINPNDIENIEVLKGPSAAAIYGTRANAGVIIITTKRGTSGRTKVSFAQDYGAAIPQRLLGVDNWSEAKIRTFFPAARQQTELDRFRAANGQTWDYEKYFYGNTAPLSNTRLGISGGNERTKFFVSGAITDEKGIIRRTGFKRYSIRANVDQKITNDITLSVGSNYINSVTDRGFTGNQNNTGASIGYNIAYVPNYFNLFADPTTGRYPDNPYFAENPVAVTERGINNSRVNRFIQSFNLTANIYKSEQSLLKFVAQGGLDFTQNTTQVYLPEDLQFQRAQGNPGDVIWGKTENVNTNLQGALVYNWNIGKVNLNSQVGMVRLFFREDRLLTRARGLVGGQVNLRQSQIQEIFDQRFQNVTDIGWFAQQEANWDDKVIATVGIRGDKSTLIGNANQFFYFPKASLAVNVGNFDFFRNSAIGNVFSQFKPRIAYGETAGVPNFGATFSALNPQVVGGILGSVASTALGEVNILPERASELEMGLDFGLFNNRIQVEATYYDKETRDNIQNLALSPASGFATVPSNLARLSNKGWELSLGATPVQTENLRWSTRVLWWQNRILLRQLGIPAYNAGAFGTTLGTFLYQEGFSPTTIVGTRPQRRLPDGTPDPNDTPLLTDGIRTGAFRLGDNQPRFQMSWQNEINFFKYFDLNFLWHWKEGGDNINLTQFLSDSGGTTPGWFNGADVPNGVPEGRRRGIPPHNGADRWVQDASYVRLREVALYYTVPTTALSKVFNNKISRVRIGASAQNPLTFTNYFGYDPETSTFGIQAVASGVDIAPYPTQRRFFGHLVVEF
- a CDS encoding DUF2795 domain-containing protein; this translates as MYWTLELASYLEDAPWPATKDELIDYSIRSGAPLEVVENLQELEDDGQPYESIEEIWPDYPTKDDFFFNEDEY
- a CDS encoding restriction endonuclease subunit S → MQIIKSGQARGYKDFDFTHKYYLASADGLDERQLQKGDILINSTGVGTAGRVTLFDLDGLFVADSHITILRLDQKRTLPGYVLYALAHIGFKNIEAMANGASGQIELPLSTIERIKIPLPPLAVQQQIVAEIEAIEAQEAVDKQQIQECREEMEQVMENMPGTPTPVRSLAQINPPKDEVAKLPADSLVSFIDMASLSNEGGITHNEDRPLSAVQKGYTYFREGDVLFAKITPCMENGKGALAIGLTNKIGFGSTEFFVIRPNGLLKAELLYRFLQRRSYRAEAEKVMTGASGHRRVPKTFLENTLVNVPSPAEQETLAIQLQNLENRIREAQARLAGVAGQKAEVLKRYL
- the purU gene encoding formyltetrahydrofolate deformylase, with product MTPPDKHILLMDGPDSKGLIYHVTGVLYRHGLNIIHNDEYVSPNGQFFMRTEFESAPDVTFDSAALLSELNTALPNAEGITFRLNPKRKKNIVVLVTKEHHCLGDLLIRYAFDELDADILAVVSNYNHLQPLVSKFGIPFHYVSHEGRSREEHEEAILRTLSIYEPEYLVLAKYMRVLTSDFVNRFPNRIVNIHHSFLPAFVGASPYRQAYERGVKIIGATAHFVNNDLDEGPIIAQNVKEVDHRHTASDMATEGRDVEKIVLSQALKLVFNDRVFIAGNRAIVL
- a CDS encoding sterol desaturase family protein — encoded protein: MLLNVALVIGTFFFMEGVAWFTHKYVMHGFLWSWHRDHHNHHKGFFERNDLFAVVFATVAITLIVAGVELPEYRFLAWIGAGVTLYGIFYFVFHDVIVHRRAKLNIDTNGRYMQRIMRAHYIHHKVHTKEGAEAFGFLYAPKKYDRAVRSKSVEADSAN
- a CDS encoding DUF6932 family protein, producing the protein MKQIYPPLLAAGFQEIGPWQLDQQFLEPFGENERRLHLINRLRVYLNDLINLGIPLEIWLDGSFVTRKPEPDDVDMVVWVQASDIDQLPAAHKLKFRLLLMDRDRVRSLYDVDVYWAIPTSDHEREKWQCMFGFDQSPVPKPKGIFKLTLNHA